The following is a genomic window from Adhaeribacter radiodurans.
TATTTGAGAGCTTATGCTCGGCAGCAAAGCCTAAAAGGTAAGAGCATGAAGCGACTTCGGCAAAGCACGGTGGAGCCGGTATTTGGTAGTTTAATCCATTATTATGGCCTAAGAAGAATAGGCGTTCGAGGAAAAGCAGGAGCATCCAAGGTGATGCTATTGGCGGCTACTGCTTTCAATCTGAGGAAATATCTAAAGTTTAAGCCAGTAGCAATTATAAGTCAGGCTATTGCACTGCAAAAAGAACCCACAGATATCTTTAGTAACCATTTTATTGCTTTTACCAGGCTCCTTTTCAATTAGGAAAGCCCTCTCGTAGTAGCAATAAGTTCAGGTGGTGAAATCCGCAAAATTGAATAGTTAATTGTGCAACAGCCACGACCGTTTTACGAGATATTTTTTTATGCAATGAAACATAAGCTAACTTATTAGATCTAATTAGTGGAGGGGGTGCGGGGACCAGGAATAAGATAGGGGAGGAGAGATAATGGGCATGTAGAAAAATGTAAAGCATATAGCCTTTACATTTCCGGATTTTAAAGGAAGTTACCCAACCAAAAAGACTAAGAAGCTATTAAGAAATAAAACAAATAGGAATAAAAAAGAGAGTTGGTTGTGTTTAGTTATCGACCAAGATGACCTAACCTATGCACTACGTAAGTGATTTAACCGACTCTCAATGGGATATAGTAAAAGACCATTTTCCGTATAAAAGAAAACGGAAGTAGGATTTACGGGGCATCGTCAATGCCCTGTTTTATTTAGTAAAAACGGGTTGCCAGTGGCGCCTTTTACCAGTAGGCTTTGCACCCTGGCCCGTGGTATACTACTACTTTAAACGCTGGCGGGAGGATGGAAGGTGGGAGGAAATATTGGATTTAGTCCGTGAAAAGACCCGGAAACAAGCCGGAAAAATGATTCAGCCCACGGCTGCCTGCCTCAACTGCCAGTCCGTGAAGACGAGTTTAAAAGGCGGAGAAAGGGGGATTGATGGCAACAAGAAGGTGAAAGGCCGCAAAAGACACCTGCTGACCGATACCAATGGGTTGATTATGGGAATTAAAGTACATCCGGCCAATGAACACGAAAGTAAATCCGCCATGGCCTTGCTGCAAACTGTTAAGTATAAGTATGATCAGCTAAAAACCATTTTTGCCGATAAGGCTTACCGCAGTCAGCTTTTGGAGCAAGTTAAACAAGAGTTTGGGTGGCAAATAAACATCATTACGAAACAGCCAGACAAAAAAGGCTTTCAACTCCTGCCCAAACGCTGGGTCATAGAACGAACTTTTGCCTGGTTTGAACCTTATAGAAGATTAGCCAAAGACTTTGAACTTTTACCTGCTTCTGCGGAAGCTTGGATTCAAATATCGGCTATCAGGCTTATGAGTAATAGAATTTAATTTCTTAACAGCTTCTTACTCCTTTTATATTTTTTCAATATTAGTCTTCCCACTTATTTATGTCAACTGGGTAAACTTATTTCCGAACAAGAAAGTTAAAATTACTTTCCCATCCATCGCTTAAAAGAGGTGGCACTCTCCCTACTCACGAGCACTTCTTTATCCAGGGAAGGGGATAACTCCAGTTTTAATTTACCGTGAAAGTAGCTGTGAATATGAGCTATAGCTTTAATATGAACAATAAATGATTTGTTAATTCGGTTAAAGTCTTCCTGCGAAAGCATTTTTTCCAGTTCATCTAGTGAATAATCTACTACATATCTGATTTTATTCCAGGTTTTAAAAAAAGTAAGACGTTCTTCCACATAAAAATAGGCTATTTCTGCTACTTCTACCGATACATACCGCTGACCTTGTTTTACCAGAAAGCGGCTGCGATACTCTTTCGGCTGTTGCTGCTTCAGCCCAATCACCAATTTTTCAATATCCAAGGATGGCCCTTGCCCATATAGTTGTTTGAGTTGCCGGAATTTTTGAATGCTGTGGCGGAGTTCCTCTTTTTTAATTGGTTTCAACAGATAATCAATACTATTTACTTTGAATGCTTGGAGGGCGTATTCATCGTAAGAAGTAGTGAAAATAACCGGACTAGTGACAATCACTTTCCGGAATATTTCAAAGCTTTGCCCATCCGCCAGTTCTATATCCATAAAAATCAGATCGGGTGGGGCATGCTGCTCTAACCACGTTACCGAAGACTGGATGCTTTCGGTTATCCCTATAATTTGAATGAAAGGATCTATTTCTTTTAACTGAATTTCCAGCCGTTCGACTCCTAAGGGTTCATCCTCAATAATTAATACTTGCATATTCTTCGGCTTTAATTAAAGGTACTATAACCATAAATTCAGCTTCTGTTTCTTTTACTTCTACATCCGGCTGTCGGAGCAATTTGTATTTAGCTATTATATTACTCAATCCAACCTTTC
Proteins encoded in this region:
- a CDS encoding LytR/AlgR family response regulator transcription factor, yielding MQVLIIEDEPLGVERLEIQLKEIDPFIQIIGITESIQSSVTWLEQHAPPDLIFMDIELADGQSFEIFRKVIVTSPVIFTTSYDEYALQAFKVNSIDYLLKPIKKEELRHSIQKFRQLKQLYGQGPSLDIEKLVIGLKQQQPKEYRSRFLVKQGQRYVSVEVAEIAYFYVEERLTFFKTWNKIRYVVDYSLDELEKMLSQEDFNRINKSFIVHIKAIAHIHSYFHGKLKLELSPSLDKEVLVSRESATSFKRWMGK
- a CDS encoding IS5 family transposase; protein product: MVNALFYLVKTGCQWRLLPVGFAPWPVVYYYFKRWREDGRWEEILDLVREKTRKQAGKMIQPTAACLNCQSVKTSLKGGERGIDGNKKVKGRKRHLLTDTNGLIMGIKVHPANEHESKSAMALLQTVKYKYDQLKTIFADKAYRSQLLEQVKQEFGWQINIITKQPDKKGFQLLPKRWVIERTFAWFEPYRRLAKDFELLPASAEAWIQISAIRLMSNRI